In Myotis daubentonii chromosome 10, mMyoDau2.1, whole genome shotgun sequence, one genomic interval encodes:
- the LOC132242713 gene encoding ubiquitin-like FUBI-ribosomal protein eS30 fusion protein: MQLFVRAQELHTLEVTGRETVSQIKAHVASLEGIAPEDQVVLLAGTPLEDEATLGQCGVEALSTLEVAARMLGGKVHGSLARAGKVRGQTPKVAKQEKKKKKTGRAKRRMQYNRRFVNVVPTFGKKKGPNANS, encoded by the coding sequence ATGCAGCTGTTTGTCCGCGCCCAGGAGCTACACACCCTCGAGGTGACCGGCCGGGAGACTGTCTCCCAGATCAAGGCTCATGTAGCCTCGCTGGAGGGCATCGCTCCCGAAGATCAAGTCGTGCTCCTGGCGGGCACACCCCTGGAGGATGAGGCTACCCTGGGCCAGTGTGGGGTGGAGGCGCTGTCCACTCTGGAAGTAGCCGCCCGCATGCTTGGAGGTAAAGTCCACGGTTCTCTGGCCCGTGCTGGGAAAGTAAGAGGTCAGACCCCCAAGGTGGCCaaacaggagaaaaagaagaagaagactgGTCGGGCCAAGCGACGGATGCAGTACAACCGGCGTTTTGTCAATGTTGTGCCCACCTTTGGCAAGAAGAAGGGCCCCAATGCCAACTCTTAA